tctgtcaccaggctgtatctcatgaaccgtgttagctagacagttgaaattttcacagatgatgtatttctgttgccgttatgacaacaaatacagaataaaataaatattcaagtggggctcccatacaacaaacgtgatttttttgccgttttttgcgtaatggtacggaacccttcgtgcgcgactccgactcgcacttggccggttttttaatatacttttagtgacaaaactagttttcctGAGTATATTAGtaatgtgttatttattttagccGAAGACGAGGACGACGGGGACTCGGAAGAGGAGCTCCCAGTAACCGACACGTCGCGCGTGGAGGAGATCCCGCCGAAGGAGCCGAGCTTCAACGCCGTGCCACTCAAGTCGGCGCTCAAGAAGCGCGCCGGCGACGCCGCCACGCCGCTCGCCACGCCGCTGGCGCCGCGCCAGGACCACCACCATGCTAGCTTCAAGTCAGTATACTTTACCTTTGCTGTTGAAATATAATCAATTGAGCAAGATAATTAAATAGTTGGAACTATAACTTGAAAGTAATTGAAATTTACTTAGGATTGTGTTTCACTTTGGTTCTGGTGTACCCTTTGACAACTGATAATATTTAACATGTTTGATAAGCGTGGCTTTCACTCTTGTTAGGTAATTGATTAAGGTGAAAtcaatttacaatacaatagtcGAAGCAAGCGTTGCTACTCTAAGCATATAAATAAACGCCGAAAAGCACAAAACtatacttttcaccacaccaactggtaaaggccctcttgattgttcaaaaacgaatgagaaagttgcattttatccacatgtgggcaaagtaatcagatacaaattttgagttgtttccttatgttagctagtagaagtgatttttaaatgatgattttgaatgataattttactattgcattcatttggatttgaatattttggtattttatagttaatagtttcttcgcgtttgtgtttcactcggagggaaagtttgtttaaccctcgtgccttaaaaccctcgcaatttctcgaaccactcactacgctcgtggttcaattttggaatctttcgcttgcttgggtatcaatataagcacgagcggttaaacaactttgccccttgtaaaacaaataactattgtctgCTTGcatttaagtaagtataaaatgataCAATCCCAGCAGGGTTATCAAGCGTTGTtgtaaaaatcaaactaataaattgattcgatttgtacatcttttttttagaaaaaaaaaaaagtgaatgaAGTCTGTTTTTCTTGCCGAGATCGAagtgaaacacaatttatttttaataatctgcTAAATAAAGTAATGTATCTATAGTTAAATTCGCATATTACACTCTATTCCTATGTAAATTTGTACACACAACTATAGACGAAGGTCACTAAATTAAAATGTGTTAACCATGTAATACCTACTaaaagtgtaaataaaattgGGCGTGATTGTGAACTTGTTTGTTTCCACCATGCTCCGGCACAGACGGCCGCCGCCGAAGCCGAGGGCCAGATTCTGGTAATTGTCCACTCCACTCCGGTACTATCCATGTTGTCGGCACCGCCCACCAGCCCGAGGACGGCCGCTTCGCTGtgcagtcagcgtcaaatactttacagtacatatggggctactttatagcactagtgcgagaagtagcatattatgttactgtgtcgaacatttaaagggccatatgtactgtaaaacgttgtacgatacatgtgcgaataggtaattcgcaactcgtgtcgatttaaaacactcccttcggtcgtgttttaatttatcgccactcgtttcgaatttcctatttttcgcacttgtatcgtaatgtactattgtagcaaccaaagtagccaaatagttcggtacaccatatatttagtatggtgtaccgaactatttggccactttgactgctacaaagtatttgacgctgactgtaccacaggACGGATTTACAAACCAGTTTCATACTATTGTGTTTCGGTTTTCTTTTTGGCCAATCGACTTCACAGCATAAGTCAAAGTAATTGTAAGGTTAACCGCCGAACACGGTAGTAAAAAGTCCTTAAAACCACCTTGAAGGTTTCACGGATTATCGACCATCCATATAGGCCATCCCTAGCAAGGACCTGACtacaggggcgtagctaccgccgtatctgccgtatcaattatacggagcccccaacgtgcgtttttgtgagaaatctttacccttcctaagggcccccatactattttttatacggggccccgccaaggcacgctaagCCACTGCCTGACTACCTGAGAGTGGGCATTTAGAGTAACAGTActttattgcagaggccgggaaagggcaattcgtgtaTGAGTTTCGATGTTtatgacgtttttgatgtgaaggttcgatttgagtgatggttgatacttaaattatgattattttaccttatttcctcgcataTTTGGAGAAAatcactatatatgcctcggcacgaacagcaattcgtgggcatggttttcgcacttgtatcgtaatgtagtcGATAATCCGTTGGACCTTAAAGATGATTCTAACGCCTTTTTATTATGTGGTTTTTATTGCTTTGTATTCTTAAGTATGCTGTGAAGTGGATTAGCCAAAAATAAAAACGAGACACTATAACAGCAACAGACGTAGCTGACCATTGAAACCTATACCTTACCTAGTTGCAATAAGGCTTACATAAATAGTCAGTTAATTACGTCAATGTTGGTACAACTGAGCTGAGAAGTTACACTATTACATGCGCATTAGTTACCAACTAGTATACGTAAAGAGCAACAGGAGGGCCGTTTTAAAGGCCGCGCTTATGGTAGTGAAAACTTTCAGCGGTTGTATATATGAATCTGTTACTTTGTCAGTCCTATGTTTGATGCATCGTGCATTGCACGCCCTTGACGGACTAATTCAACATTAACAGCTTGTGAAATTGCGACCATATGGTCAGTTTTGTAATAGTCAGTGCTATTAAAGGTAGATTTGATATTCAATATGCATTGACTGTCAATTCAACTAACATAGAACAGTTTTAAAATAACTTCGTACAATTTTGTCAAGGGCTTTGGGAGATATGAACATTTTTGGAGACGGaagttattatatttctattttctaGTTACATTTCTACCGTTCGATTAAAGCTCAGATGAAAGATGTAATTTGTATTCGCTAATATACCTATTGGTTTACCCCTTTTCTGAGATTTGTGTAAATAGGAGTCTCATAAACTCGAAGTTCTTAATATATCTGGCGATATAAGGTTTGCGATATCACAAGCTGTAAAAAATGTTGGATTGTGCCCCATTTCACTTTCATATTCTACATACTCGATCTGTCGTGACGAATGCTGACTCCGCACGACCCTCACTAGACCTCCTTTAACAATACACGCGCAAGTGTTGTGCACTATCTACTAATTACAATAATCACCACTCGGATGTTATCATATCAGCTCACTGATACGAAACAATAACGATTCCATATCGTTATCGTAAACTATGGCGTAAGCGATGTTAGTGTATGTTTAATGGATGGTGTCAATGCCCTGCATTTCTATGTTACGGTCATGTTATGTGTTGCATGTCTATGTTTCCTTCATACAATTAGCCATTAGTACCTACTAAGATGAGCTTGCCCAATTTTTTACCTTATCATGATGCAATAAAGTGAAAAATTGgatatagtttctatttttcgccgtgagcttctacggattatcgtcttatctattgtttaaaaacggcaaaggcgcgtgccactatgaaaaaatggtcaagccgcataggtagcgtttattgaattactactctattgagcacggaataagattcattatgaactaatacagaattctaacagaatagctgtctgatctctattggtgcgtctaaggtaggcgactaaacgctctcaaaccagcttaacttgtgacactgcgatccgaaacaaagatacgtattcgaagacctcgcttgcactggtaatgcgagcgcacggctagctagcgccaaggaagcaatgttatgtttctcgaggagcaggtaaaaaacagggccggattttcacacaaatatatttgggtggttttacgttctttaatttaaagagataaaacataacactatttaaatagtaggtacacatctaacagaatgggtttgtgtaattacaataataacgagatatactcatttttataatcaactgtttaaacagttgtttgctaattttaaactttaaacaggctaattttaaataaactataaaacaatggtaaaatagtaataaatatgtatatccatttaacaatcccgtactactaatgttaaaatagacctatatgttataattatgtacactaaaataaagatattatttacaatagagtacacatttagtaaaacatttatacaaatttatattatgagtcaacaaaaaaataagtaacatatacataatagtgtatgcataaaataaataaatataaaacaaaatatgcatatcgtttagagtcaaatcacgctaactctttcaagcaaaccatacaaacagtgtcagtttgttagaagtctgaagagttagcgttatttcgtaacaccacccaaatatatttgtgtgaaaatccggccctgttttttacctgctcctcgagaaacataacattgcttccttggcgctagctagccgtgcgctcgcattaccagtgcaagcgaggtcttcgaatacgtatctttgtttcggatcgcagtgtcacaagttaagctggtttgagagcgtttagtcgcctaccttagacgcaccaatagagatcagacagctattctgttagaattctgtattagttcataatgaatcttattccgtgctcaatagagtactaattcaataaacgctacctatgcggcttgaccattttttcatagtggcacgcgcctttgcggtttttaaacaatagataagacgataatccgtaagaagctcacggaggaaaatagaaactatacatcTCTTTGTAGTCGACcatataaaaatatcgttaGGCCGGAATTACAGATGTAAGTTACTGACTTACTAAGAACACAGTTATTAGTTAGATCAAAAGAATATTGTTTTCTTACTCTGACATACCTACAACTCATCTCTGCTGTAAGTGTAAATCTGGCCGTATGATGCGATTATACTGTATTGTAATTATTCATTAGTTTGATTGCATAAGACATAAGTACgtgctttttaaaattataaattgttttgttgttgtagttaacaataaaaacaattaaattattgcattCAATTTCGCACTTTAGTAATTTACGAGGTACTGATGCTATTAAAAGCCATATCCTGTTATTCGTGCGTATGTAACCGGCGCATCCAAAAAACAAGCATCATATACATTCAAACGGGTGGaaatttccataaaaagtgaCCCTTTTTATTGCTCTCGCGTGTAGAACTTGAATGCCGTCATAAACATAAAATCTCGAGAGTGAAACGCGTCATCCATTAAATTATCGCATTAACGTAGAGCCGGGAAACTTTATTGTTATGACGTCACGTGCCTCCGCGACTTCCGACCACTCGTTCCTGTTTATTCAAAATACTGCGCATTTAAAATGTTCAACTGTAGCTCTAGATTTAAGGCATTATCCACCAATTATAAAAGCGGTAAGCTGAAACATGTACTTGGACTTTACACAGAATAAAACACCCATTTCACTCgcctttattttataaatgaaagGGACTGGGAAATttaaagatgatattaataagtGGCAGATAAGTTACTTGCGCTATATGAGCTTCAATATGTATTTCCTTTCGTTTTCCCTAATTGTAATATGTAAGCGTTCTTAGACATAATAATACTAAGGATATCTATTATTGTTTCGGCAGCAGTCGACCGGTGCGGGTGGGCAACGCGATGGAGAACAAGGAGAACGCTCGGCCGTGGGAGGGCGCGGGCGAGTATCGAGAGGAACACGCCAGTGAATCCGATCGCGTCGCTGCCAAGCTCGCGCGCAAGGAGAGCCTCAACATCAAGCTCGCGCTGCGGCCCGACCGGCAGGAGCTCATTAACAGGTACACAGGATTATAAGTAATCATGCCAATCGCAAAGGCGTCCTTAGGGAAGGTCCTGGTTTTGCCGGTGCGGGTGGAGAACGCGAAGAACAAGGACGCTCGTCCATGGGAGGGCACAGGCGAAGACCGCGAGCAGCACGAGAGCGAGTCCGACCACATGGCCGCAAACTCGCGCGCAAAGAGAGTCTCAACATCAAGCTTGCGCTGCGGCTCGAACGGCAGGAGCTCATTAACCGGTATACAGGATTGTGACTAAGTAAGCCAATCgtaagggcctacgctagctgacgcggacgcccgccgcgtgcgcacgcacacgggtgctatttgtaggtgaaatccgccgcacgcgtccgcttcagttagcgttgctcatactatttttcgttaacccgctcgtccgctccgtgcacccgcgccagctagcgtaggccctaagaGGGTGCCCTTAGGGTAGGGCCGGTTTTTAATATTTCGTGATAATGAAAATTTCATCTACTTAACTTGGATTTCACAGTAGCAAGGGATAATATCAACAATTCAAGATTGTAATTGCAATTAGACGAATCCAATCAAACGAAACGCAAAgaacttataattataaatagtatacAATCGTGCTATAATGAACGGAGGAGATAATCGCGACGAATCAGCGATCCATGCCGAGGAGTGTTTATTTTTGTGTGCATCGCCAGGCCAACTCATTGTTATCAATCTTTTATTTCTTCCTGTTCTGTTTCTTTGATGACGCGTTCTTGGCACTGGCATTGATAGACCAAAGCTATAAACCCACTTTAGCTTATAATACGAGGCCGCGGTTTTAATCTAGGACAGTTTGTGACAAAATGAAGAACCGTATTTCACTTAAATAGATGTGAAGTGTGATAGAGGCGAATATAACAGTTTATTAATTAGGATTACCCTGAACTACGATATTTGGGTCTCAGCCAAGATTTCGCGTTAATCAGACGTTATGAAAACATTCCCGGCGTGGAGCTTCGCAAATTTTATTTCGCTCGCCAGTGCGCGAACGCAATCCAAGCGGATACATCTTATTGTTAGGACTGGTTACGTCACTTACTAAGTTCACACACATTCATGTTATCAGCAGAATATCATTAATCTGAGAATATTTGGCTCTCGCCCTGCTTGGGCTGCTAACTAATAGTGCCAAGCGCGACGATCGCAAACCAATTTTCAAGTGCGGCTGCTCTTTGAGTGCGATAGGCTCTGTGTGTGTGCAAAGTTGCCAATAAAGAGCAAAAACACGTCCTATGTATTAAGAACGTAACAGTATGATTCACGACCTTAGCTGCCTCACTTGGATTTCGTTTGAACCTCGTGCGAATCACTCTGTCAGTGACGTGCAGCTGGATGAAGTGTCTGTCTGGCCTCAGGAACATCCTGGTGGTGCAGAGCGAGCACGAGCGGCAGGAGTCGTGGGAGGCGATCGGCGCGCGCCTCATCCGCCGCCTGTCCATGCGCCCCACCGCCGAGGAGCTCGTCGAGAGAAATATACTCAAAAGTAAGCCACCAACACTCCAATTTTCTTTTGATAGCCAAAACTAACTTATCCGTACCTTGTACAATCaactgtaaaaatatgggtgcacgtGTGCGATGCGTAAAAATTTTACCATTTTACGGTGAAAGAACTATGGGATATGTTATTGTTTTGAGTAAATTATATGCACCCATATATTTACCCTTGACTGTACGTACAACCGCCGTACGAAGTACTTTTGAATATCTGAACAGctagtagcaccgcccacaatttATCTActttgccttaaggttgactggtagagaatgccttttggcattaagtccaccttcggtacgataagttttattttgtgcaataaaatttaaataaataaacagtcgAACACACCTCTACTGTCAAAGGTTGAGAGGgcagtgcatgttcagatatttttgagcatcttggccgcttttatatATATGTGATGGTGACTATCTAAGTATTGATTCAGTATTTAATACGACGTGCTTCTAGTTATGCTATTTTTAAGCATACTAAAcagtaatattttgtttatcatctgtcatctcATTTCCTATGTCCAACCTCCAGAGGTTGCCGATCGTGTAAACTGTCATACACTATCAAAGCACGTGTGTAATTCTCATTCGTTTTGCAGGAATACATGGATTGAAATCTGTTATTTGCCGACCGAAATGGTTAATACATTTGTCTTTGATGACTGGCATGAAATTACTAACACacattttacttgttataaaaaaCAAGAGTCAACGAAGAAATTACCTATAATTCCATACACATGAAGTGTcccatatatataataaggaACAAAAGTGGCTAAACGGACGAGGTTTTAAAAATGATCTGAACACAACTTTATTGTTTAGAGATAAACATTATGTTCAGATTATCATCCCTCGCCTGGTTAGTTCTGCTGGCTGTACAAAACTTGCAGAAGCATAAGTGGTGCATAAGCCAAAACATTTGAGAACATCACATCTTACCCAAACATCACAAGCCAAAACATCACATCTTACCGTTAGCCAAagataactccgtataagatgaataaagtctaagaaaaaccctggcctcgaaaaatcaagatATACTTTTGGGCTATACTCTAGTatatggcgacaccgtttgatatttaacacatatcaatgaaagaacatgggtcaaatagccatatgtcattctaagacttaaaaaataaaacaaaaaaatagctTAGTGTAAactggcgttctaaaagttttaattatgtgtcgaaagatggcagtacatttggttgactacaaaatttactttgtaaTACGCCTCTATAGTAAATTATCGTTGCCGTTGGCGTATTTCTCATTACAACAATATGTCCCGATACGCTCTACTAACTCTGTCATCTCAATAAAGTGTGACCATCTTGATTAAAAACCATTTCAGATGTGTTTTTGTTCATTTAAAGTGATAGTTCTCAAACTTTTTTCTGCAGACGAatcttaacataaaaatatacgaAGCCTTGGATAATAGGCTATTTTTCTGTACACAAAAGTATTTTTCGACAATGAAAGAAAGTAATAACTCTAAAAGAAGGGAATCTTTATTTTATCGCTGTGAGGGGTTTTTAGATGACCAAAAACTTAGCCAACTTAAAAGATACAAACCATGACGTCAAAGTATGGCATTTCCTTACCTACATACTCCATAATAGATGTGCTTGCCAAAAGGAAATATCGATAAATCCGTCAGCAATGAGCATCTTAAAGCctaagattaataaataaaagaaaataatagtgTGTATTTAAGCTCGCCGAAAAGTCAAGAAtagaaatcaaatcaaaaaaaaaaagtatttttataaaagtttattttgagGTACATATCAAAACAATGATGtaagtttcattttgtcaatGCCTCGATTTGGCAGGATAaattataggtataaatatggcacaaGTAGTGACTTGCTAAAAAATACAGTTGGTCAGTTGTATATTTggattaatagtaaatatttttttacaggtcAATCACCTGCTGAGGAAAAGAAACAGAAAGAAGAAAAGAAACGGTATCTTCTTCGCAAACTTAGCTTTCGACCGACCGTCGACGAGCTCAAGGAGAAGAAGATTATACGTTTCAGTGATTACATTGAGGTTACACAGGTATGAATAGTTTACAGTAAACGACTTATATACTAAATTACCAATAGTTGTACATATCGTCAATATAAatcattgtatttatatttctgtGGTTTTTAGTATTTAGAGGATAGATTTGCCTCCGCTTTGTCTGAATAAAGCTATTCAGACGGCAGGCGCTTTCGCACTTCACCTACGCTCTACGCTTAATCATGTATGGTATTAGCTGTACGTAAATTAGACTTATTTGAGATGTAAGCAAAAAGCGCTCGTGGAGGAATACAGAAAATAGAATCCTACATTTTCATTGACATGTAGCAGTAACTTATATTATGATGTGCTTTTCCATTTCCTTGCATTTATTGAGAAGTGTAGCAGCGGTTGTCTAACTCATGTATTTCCGAGATCTTCCGGGAAATGCTTCCTTTCGGTTATAGAAATATACTTACCGAAACTTGttgattataataaataacgatGTTATGTTATATGCATGAAGTCCATGAAAAATAAGGacgaaatttcaataaaactgGTTAGCGTTCAGCGTTTTTGTTATACATGTATCAGTTTGACAAAATTTCGAGAAGAAAAATATTGGTTTCCTGGTATTGATTTTAAATCAGCCTTCGAATACGTTTCGTCGTCAATAATTAAGCTGAACCCACAAGGTGTACAGTGATCTAGAACACCTTACTGCTCGATTGTACTGGTCTGTTTGTTTTGTTCGGGTCTTTTTGCTTTTTGTTAGTAGTTATACCTCACCATTCTGTAGTTTTTGTACATAGCTTGTACCAATGTTTTTGGACATATCTCGAAAAGAGATAGACGGATTTGGATTGAACAGCTCTCGATTTTTTCTATCAGTAGTTCCACCTTGCCTTAACTTTTTAGGTCCTGTACATTGTTCTCCGACTCGTGTCGCAAGTTTTCACAAGCGCCGAAGTAAGAAAGAAACACATTTATCTACGTCACATCAGTTGGTTACATAAGAGAGGGTATAAAAGGGATGGGCGAAAAAAGGACCACCACTTTGcgttatacattatacattgggatttcaaacaattttgtcaaaattaatTCACGAACCTTTTTTTTTCGACGTGATCTCATCAgataaaaaacaaagtaatgTTTCTTTGTTAAACAAAAAGGTCGCGTGCCaaagaaaataacaataaatgatGACGACAATTTAATAGTACCTACTCGCAACACCCTTTATAACAAGATTTATTTTATCTGTCTAGGTTTTCAACACATTTTATAGTTTAGGTCTTTAAAATTGTGCCCAAATATTTAAGTGCATACATAGAATCTACGCCGagatatgattgattatcttgTAAAGTATTAACATTTTGCCGTTTTCTTGATCCTTTAGGCTCACGACTACGACCGGCGCGCGGACAAGCCGTGGACGCGCCTGACGCCGCGCGACAAGGCCGCCATCCGCCGCGAGCTCAACGAGTTCAAGAGCTCCGAGATGGCGGTCCACGAGGATAGCAAACACCTCACGAGGTACTCTATCACTAACCGATCATAAACCCCACTGTGCAAACATCCTTGAACATACATCGTATTAGATATCATTTCTTTTCTCGTGTCTTGTTTGTCGTATTTTTATGGCTGGCTTCTAATTTTTTCTTTCAAGAGTCACTGACACGGAGCGACTATGTTTAGTGATTAGAGTAAtaggttgttttttttaacaattatggcTTGGATAATAGGTTGTTTGTTGGCAGGTTCCACAGACCATGACGGCTGTGCACGGAGCTCcccccgcgccgcgccggcTGAGCGCCGCGCCGGCCACGCCGGCCACGCCGGCCACACCGGCCACGCCGGCCACACCTGACGCCTACTGCCTCGCCCGGGACGCACGGGCCCGCGCCAGCGACGCGGCCCCGCAGCCGGCCCGCAGCGGTAAAGTGTTGATTATTCTAAAGTTGCGTTGTACCGCCATTCTATACTTACATTTTGTGTATGCGTACAGTGAGTGCAATCTTGTTTTAATTgactttttattgtaatatccTAGTTATTGccgagtacaattttattactttaatggTATCGTTTTATGTTAAGTCGTATTCTAAGCGTACCTATACATTCTTTGAATTGACCTTCGCGAAAGGTTAGTGATACTGATTATTATGATGGAGATTATGTGCTTGAAGCTCGATGTATGGTGAGATTTTCGAGTGGATCATTTTGAAATGTGAAACGTATCCATCATATGTAGATTTGTGATTTTTTCTTATATTGCTAGCTATTAGCTCCGTAGTCATTAAGCTAGATTcgatttaaatcatatttatttcacatatattttttatggtcacaataaattttaactataatttgaaaattataGCTTTATTGAGGGCGTACGTCTTAAATTTAACTTTTGTCGCGTGTCTTATTGTTGTTGAAAGCAATTTTAAAACGTTGGCCATGAGATACTGCCACtaatttaaactgttttatCGTGAAACGTTTGTAGTTCATTATAAAGGCAATGTGATATCGCCTGCGACGTAATCGTAGTCACGTTGTTGCATTACACTGCTCAACACAAACTGACCTACGTGTACCGTGTACAAGACGGTGCGGAGGGATGTAGCTGTTATATTGGTATACTGTGTCAATCAATAAATATAACCCAACTAACGTAGGTTTCATAATTTGGAATCCACAATTGATTTCAACATTCGAGAGATTGAGAAGTGCTTCCAGATGCTGTGTAATGTAACAATAAACTTATTAGAACATAGATGCCATTACTACAAAAGAATGTAACTTCAAAACGTATTTAGCTattgttttttatattcatgtcaaattcaaactcgAGCATTCCTTTAATTGAAAATGTCGCAGCTAATGTACCACCTGACATTTCCTTTCCATTTTTAATGACTGGATATATATGTAGCTTTGAACATTCGTTTACAAACTACGACATAGCGACTGAACTCAAAATTCCTTCACACTTGAGAATTTAAGGCATAACTAGTAATGCGACGACATATTTTAGTACAGGGAAATGCACAGTGATTACAAAACGCACAGACAGCGTACTGTCAAAGTTCACATTATCATAGCTAAGAAGAAACTCGTCAGGGCGCGAACTAACAGATTTCttatcatagacaattggtagCACAGGCAAATCGGAGGGAACAACTTGTTAAACATCTTGACGCTCTAACTTAGGACTAGCGTTAGTATTCAACGATGAACGAAGTATTGCGTAAAGGACTTAGTAAATTGATCGAATAAGTTGGTATAAAGTTGTagatgttaaaataatataaatgcgCCTTCTGAGATTATTATTATCGTTTTGTACTGTATCAGCGGTACGTTGTAATTGAACTACCTTTTTATTTCCTCGAGGACGTTTGTATCGTCTAAAATTGATAGTATAGATAGAGAGCAATAATAATATCAGTTTTGTATATGAATATGTGAAATTTTTAAATCTTTAGTGTTCAgaacatgtttttattaattaataatttcttaGGATGTATAAACTCATTATTAGAGTTCgtattaaaaatcattttatatcgCAATGTTTAGTAGCGGTGCCATTTTGTGACGTGC
The window above is part of the Cydia pomonella isolate Wapato2018A unplaced genomic scaffold, ilCydPomo1 PGA_scaffold_178, whole genome shotgun sequence genome. Proteins encoded here:
- the LOC133533559 gene encoding phosphatase and actin regulator 1-like encodes the protein FSDKTSFPEYISNVLFILAEDEDDGDSEEELPVTDTSRVEEIPPKEPSFNAVPLKSALKKRAGDAATPLATPLAPRQDHHHASFKRPPPKPRARFCSRPVRVGNAMENKENARPWEGAGEYREEHASESDRVAAKLARKESLNIKLALRPDRQELINRNILVVQSEHERQESWEAIGARLIRRLSMRPTAEELVERNILKSQSPAEEKKQKEEKKRYLLRKLSFRPTVDELKEKKIIRFSDYIEVTQAHDYDRRADKPWTRLTPRDKAAIRRELNEFKSSEMAVHEDSKHLTRFHRP